The region GGCTGGACGCGCGGGGATAAGACCTTTCTTGCGGCACGTCGCAGGCCAGACGCCCACCACGCCGTAGCTTGCAAATTCCTGCTAAGCTGCCGTTGGCAAGGAGCTTTTTCGTGCTACCCTTGCCCCATGAACATCAAAGACCTGATCCCGCATACGCTGTTTCGCAAAGCCCGCGAATATTCTCGCAAACTCTGGGTGCGGGTGGCCTTCATGGGGCTGTTGGCCTTTGTCGCTCTCGGGATGACCCAGCTTTTCGAACCCTTGGTACCCAAGGAGGTTGCCACCCGGCTAACCGGCGAAGCGGCGGACCGGTTGTTGCAGATCATCGCGGATGCGATGCTTGCGGTCACGATCTTCTCCATCACCATCATGGTCACGGTCTACCGCGCGTCTTCCGCGCAATTCACCCCCCGCGCGCATCGTTTGATCATTCAAGACCGGACCACACAGAACACGCTGGCGGTGTTCATCGGGGCCTATGTCTATGCGCTGGTGGCGATCATCATGCGCGAGCTTGGGATCTACGTCGACGAACGCTCTTTCGTATTGTTCCTGACCACGGTGATGGTCTTGGCGATCATCGTGATCTTTCTGATCCGCTGGGTCCTGCATCTGCAAAGTTTCGGCAGTCTGATCGACACCACCCGCCAGATCGAGAATGTGACCACTTCGCTTTTTAAGGAACGCCTTAAAACACCCTGTATGGGCGGCCACCCTTTGACCGGCCCCGCGCCCGAAGACGCCCGCCCAATCTTTGCGCCGGAAAGCGGTTATCTGAAACACATCTACCCCGAAGCGCTGGACCAGCAGGCCCGCGACCACGGGGTCGAGATCTATCTCACCCGGCGCATCGGTGACTTTATCTTTGTGGGAGAGCCTTTGGTGATGGTCGCCCGCCGGGGCACGCCGCAGGATAAGGACCATGATTGGGACAGTCTTGAGCAAAAGGTGTTCGACACCGTGCAACTGGGCGATCTGCGGACCTTTGACCAAGACCCGCGCTTTGGCCTGCGGGTCTTGGGCGAGGTCGCCTCCAAAGCGCTGTCGCCGGGGATCAACGATGGCGGCACGGCGATTGATGTCATCACCCGCATCGGGCGCATTCTGTCTTACTACTCTGACGAGGCGAAGCCGGGCGGCAAGATCAACCTGCCCAACCTGCACATCCCGCCGATCCCGTCGGATGCCCTGATCGAAGACGGTTTTGGCGCGCTGGCCCGTGATGGGGCCTCGGTCGTTGAGGTGCAGATGGCCCTGCAAGAGGTGCTGGCCGGGTTAATGCATCACCCTGACCCCGGCCTTGCCGCCTCGGCACGTGAGGCGGCAGAGAACCATCTGCGCCGGTCTTTTGAAGAGGTGCCCTTCGGCCCCGACCGGGCGCGGATCTGGGAGGCCGCCTGCAAAGAGGTGCGCGCGGCTGTGGAATCGCCGGATTAAACGGCGCTTAGAGGGGGCGGATTTTCAACTGCGTAATGCGGTTGCCGTCCCGCTCCATGACTTCAAACCGGAAGTTGTGGAAGGAGAAAACCTGACCCACGGTGGGGATCATCTGCGCCTCATGGATTACCAGCCCGGCCACGGTATTGGCCTCATCATCGGGCAGGGACCAGTCGGTGGCGCGGTTAAGATCACGGATCGTCATGGCCCCTTCAACCATCAGATGCCCATCCTCGGACTGTTTGAGCGGGTGATCCGCGTCAGGGTCGAATTCATCCGTGATCTCGCCGACGATCTCTTCGAGAATGTCTTCGAGCGTGATCAGCCCCTGCAATGAGCCATATTCATCCACCACCAGCGCAAAATGCGTGCGGCGACGCAGGAACTGGCGCATCTGCTCGTCCAAAGTCGAAGTTTCGGGCACGAAGTAAGGTTTCATCACCACATCGGCCACGTTGAACCCGTTAAGCGCCGCGGCATCGCCTTTGGGGCCGCCGATCAGCTTGTACATGGCACGCAAGAGGTCTTTGGCGTGGATTACGCCGATGATGTTTTCCGGATCGTCCCGAAAGACCGGCAGGCGGGTGTGGTTGGATTGCAGGCATTTCTCCATGATGTCGGTCGGATCGGAATCCGCGTCGATCATCTCAATCCCCGAACGGTGCAGCATGACCTCTTCCACCGCGCGTTCGCGCAAGTCGAGCGCGCCCAAGATGCGGTCGCGGTCCTCTTTTTCGACGACACCCTCGGAATGGCCCAATTGCAACGCCCCGGCGATCTCTTCGCGCACGGCAAGGATGTTGCTGTCAGGGTCGATCTGTACCCCGAAAAGCCGCAACACACCGCGCACGAAATAGCGTACCGCCGTCACCACCGGCGAGAAAAGCAACACCACGATGCTGATGGGCCGCGAGACGAGTGCTGCGGCCCTCTCGGCATTGGTGATGGCATAGGTCTTGGGCAGAACCTCCGAGAAGACGAGCACCAAGAGCGTCATCACCAATGTCGCCAGCGCCACGCCGCTTTCACCGAAAAGCCGCGTAAACAGCGCCGTTGCCATGGAGGCGGCAAGGATGTTGACCAAGTTGTTGCCCAGAAGGACCGAGCCGATCAGCCGTTCGTTATCCTCGGTGATTTTGAGCGCCCGTATTGCCCCGCTTGCCCCTTTGTCGGCCTGCGCGCGCAGCTTCCCGCGCGAGGCGGCGGTCAGCGCCGTTTCGGACCCCGAAAAGAAGCCGGACAGGACGAGGAGAAACAGGATAATTCCGGTACTGATCCAGAATGCGGTGTCAAAAAGGGCGGGGCCCGTTTCCATGAGGTCTAAATCCATCCATTATGTGTTGTGATTGTTATGGGCGCAGGGGCTGCGTCATTCAAGGGTTGCAACGGGTGAGGGTGGTGTGATGCAGGCGAAAATCAACTGTGCAGAGCTTGGGGTTCTGGACGGGCCGCTGCTATTGTTCGGTGGGCCTTATTCCAACCTTCAGGCGGTAGAGGCGCTGGCGGATTTTGCCGCCGCGCGCGGCGTTGGCGAGGATCAGATGATCTGCACCGGGGATATCGTCGCCTACTGCGGGGCACCAAGCGAAAGCGTGGCGGCGATCCGGGCGCTTGGCTGTGCCGTGGTGGCCGGGAATTGCGAGTTGCAACTGGCCAGCGGAGCTGAGGATTGCGGCTGCGGATTTGCACCGGGCAGCAACTGCGACATGCTGTCGGGCGCGTGGTACGCCCATGCCGCGCAGGCGTTGGCCGCAGAGGCGAAGACGTGGATGGGGTCACTGCCGGATGTGGCGGTGTTCCAGCATCACGGGCAGCGCTATGGCGTGATCCACGGCGGGGTACGCGACGTGGCGCGATTCATCTGGTCTGAGAGTGCCGAGGCGGTGTTTGAGGAGGAGTGGCAGGCGCTGGAGGAGATCGTTGGCCCGGTCGATCACATTATCGCCGGGCATTCCGGCCTGCCGTTTATACGAGAGACGCCGCGCGGGCGCTGGATCAATGCGGGCGTCATCGGCATGCCGCCCCACGACGGAGCCCAGCAGTCGCGGGTGGCGTTGCTGGACGGGGGCGATGTGACGTTTCATCGGCTCAGCTATGACGTCGCAGGTGCCGTGGCCGATATGGCCAAGGCCGGTCTGCCGCGCGCCTATGCGCACGCGCTGCAGAGCGGTTACTGGCCCTCGGAAGACGTGCTGCCGCCCGGTTTGCGGGTGCCGTCTTTGGCCAGAGGGTGACGCTCTAGCACAAGGTCGGACAGACGCTCTTCCAACACATGGGTGTAGATCTCGGTCGTGGCCACATCGGCATGGCCCAGCATGGTTTGGATCGCGCGCAGATCTGCACCATTGGCCAGAAGATGCGTGGCAAAGGCATGGCGCAGCGTATGCGGCGTGACTTTGTCCGGGGCCACACCCCCGGTCACGGCGAATTCCTTGATCAGCAGATAGAAACGATGCCGCGTCAAATGGCCCGTCGCCCCGCGCGAGGGGAAGAGATGCCGCGCGGGCGGTTTGCCCTTGGCTTGGGCCGCCTCATCCGCCTTGTCACGCACCACCAGCCATGCCGCGAGCGCATCGCGTGCGGGTTCCGACAGGGGCACCAGCCGCTCGCGCCCGCCTTTGCCTGAAATCAGCAGAAGGCGCGGATCTCCCCGCGCGGCGCTGACCGGCAGGCTGACCAATTCGCTGACCCGCATGCCAGTGGCATAGAGCAGCTCCATCAGGCAGGTGTTGCGCAGCTGATCGGCCAGCGCCCGGCCTGAGTTGCGCGCGGCATCCAGAAGGCGGTCGACCTCTTCCTCGGACAGGATCTTGGGCAGGCGCTTGTCTTGCCCCGGTCCGGCGATCTGCACTGCGGGATTGTCCTCGCGCAGCCCTTCTTCAAAGGCGAAGCGGTAGAGCTGCTTGATCGCCGACAGACGCCGCGCGCGGGTCGATTTGGCAAGGCCTTGGGCATCGCAATAGACGAGGTAATCCTCAACCTCGCCCCGGCTCGCGGTGAGGAAGTCATGGTTCTGCCGCGCCAAAAAGGCGTCAAAGTCCTTGAGGTCACGGCCATAGGCCAGCTGCGTGTTCGTGGCAGCGCCCTGTTCGGCGGCAGCGGCCTCTAGAAAGCTAGAGATCCAGTGGAAGGTTTGGGTATGGGACATCATCATTGCTGAAGCAATACAATCTGCAAGGCGGCACGGCGGGCGGTGTCTTCCAGCCCGAGCGCGCGCAGGGTGGCTAGGGCGTCGCGGAGCGCCGATGTGTCACCACTCGCCCCATCATGCAAGAGCGAGAGCAGGCGTAAAATCGCCATGCCCAATTCCTTGTCCCGCGCCAGCGCCATCAGATCTGCACGCGTGGCAGGGTTGCCAAAGGCGTCGTAGACGGCGGCGGCCAAGGGGGCATCGGGGGCGGGGCCGACAGGCGCATCACCCCGTGCCACGGCCCGCAGCAATTCGTCTTCGGGGGTTTTGCCGATCACCCGCGCAGCTGCGGCCTCATAGTTCGGGGACAACAACGCCACATCTCGCGCCAGAATGGCGGCTTGGCCTGCCAGCGGGATGGTCGACAGCGGCTCGGCAAAAAGCGTGGCAAAGGCCACCTCAAGCGAGGCTTCGCGCATTGCCTCCCACGCGGGCGGGAGGGTCTTGGCCACAGCCTCTGCGCTAGCGGTGCTCAGGGCCGTCTCAAAACGCTGCAGTGCCGCGACACGGTCCCAGACGCCTCCGGAAGCGGCGGGCTGTCGGTCGGTATACAGTCCCAGCAGAAGGTTGTCGGGCAAGGCACCGGCGCGTGTCAGCCGTTCGGCGGCTTCAAGCTGGGCTTTCCATCCTGCGATGTCGCGCAGATCGGCCACCGCATAGGCGCGGGGCAGGATGCTGGAGGGGAGCGGCTCGCCAATGGTTTCAAACAGGCGGAAGGTCATCGGGTCCATCTGGCGCGGCACGCGCAGCGGCTCGGCCCCCTCGTAGAAATCGGGATTGAGGAACCGGTCAAAGAGCTCAAGCTGCTCTTCCGGCAACAGGCCAAGCGCCTGCGCCGAGCCAAAGGTCAGCGCCGCGTTTTCCCAATTCCCCGCCCGGGCGTTGCAGAAGATCCGTGTGCCATAGTCGCGGGTCAGATGCGGCGCTTTCACGAGGCGTTCGCAAACGCGGTGTTCGGTGCCGGTCAGCAGGGAAAGCTGCATCCACAGATCAAAATGCGCGGTCGAGGTTGTCACCCCGGCCTGTTCAATCAAAGACAGCGCAGGGTCGAGCGCGCCCAGTTCCATCAGTTTCTCGCCCCGCGCCAGTGCCAAGAGATCGCCATTGCGCGCCTCGCCCTGCGGGGCCTGCGCCTCGGCCAGAAGCACGGTGTAGAGCAGTGCCTGGGCGGCGGGCAGATGTAGGTCCGGCAGGTCGCGGATGCGGTCAATCAGGGCGGCGGTGTCGCTGCCCAGCCAGATGTCCCCGCGCAGCCCGGTGACCGATCCGGGCACCAGCCCGATGCGGCGTGGCGCGCCATCGCCCAAGGGCGTGACCTGCACTTCAGGGGCGAGCGCGCTGAT is a window of Sulfitobacter sp. W027 DNA encoding:
- a CDS encoding DUF2254 domain-containing protein; translated protein: MNIKDLIPHTLFRKAREYSRKLWVRVAFMGLLAFVALGMTQLFEPLVPKEVATRLTGEAADRLLQIIADAMLAVTIFSITIMVTVYRASSAQFTPRAHRLIIQDRTTQNTLAVFIGAYVYALVAIIMRELGIYVDERSFVLFLTTVMVLAIIVIFLIRWVLHLQSFGSLIDTTRQIENVTTSLFKERLKTPCMGGHPLTGPAPEDARPIFAPESGYLKHIYPEALDQQARDHGVEIYLTRRIGDFIFVGEPLVMVARRGTPQDKDHDWDSLEQKVFDTVQLGDLRTFDQDPRFGLRVLGEVASKALSPGINDGGTAIDVITRIGRILSYYSDEAKPGGKINLPNLHIPPIPSDALIEDGFGALARDGASVVEVQMALQEVLAGLMHHPDPGLAASAREAAENHLRRSFEEVPFGPDRARIWEAACKEVRAAVESPD
- a CDS encoding HlyC/CorC family transporter, producing METGPALFDTAFWISTGIILFLLVLSGFFSGSETALTAASRGKLRAQADKGASGAIRALKITEDNERLIGSVLLGNNLVNILAASMATALFTRLFGESGVALATLVMTLLVLVFSEVLPKTYAITNAERAAALVSRPISIVVLLFSPVVTAVRYFVRGVLRLFGVQIDPDSNILAVREEIAGALQLGHSEGVVEKEDRDRILGALDLRERAVEEVMLHRSGIEMIDADSDPTDIMEKCLQSNHTRLPVFRDDPENIIGVIHAKDLLRAMYKLIGGPKGDAAALNGFNVADVVMKPYFVPETSTLDEQMRQFLRRRTHFALVVDEYGSLQGLITLEDILEEIVGEITDEFDPDADHPLKQSEDGHLMVEGAMTIRDLNRATDWSLPDDEANTVAGLVIHEAQMIPTVGQVFSFHNFRFEVMERDGNRITQLKIRPL
- a CDS encoding metallophosphoesterase, with protein sequence MQAKINCAELGVLDGPLLLFGGPYSNLQAVEALADFAAARGVGEDQMICTGDIVAYCGAPSESVAAIRALGCAVVAGNCELQLASGAEDCGCGFAPGSNCDMLSGAWYAHAAQALAAEAKTWMGSLPDVAVFQHHGQRYGVIHGGVRDVARFIWSESAEAVFEEEWQALEEIVGPVDHIIAGHSGLPFIRETPRGRWINAGVIGMPPHDGAQQSRVALLDGGDVTFHRLSYDVAGAVADMAKAGLPRAYAHALQSGYWPSEDVLPPGLRVPSLARG
- a CDS encoding tyrosine recombinase, giving the protein MMMSHTQTFHWISSFLEAAAAEQGAATNTQLAYGRDLKDFDAFLARQNHDFLTASRGEVEDYLVYCDAQGLAKSTRARRLSAIKQLYRFAFEEGLREDNPAVQIAGPGQDKRLPKILSEEEVDRLLDAARNSGRALADQLRNTCLMELLYATGMRVSELVSLPVSAARGDPRLLLISGKGGRERLVPLSEPARDALAAWLVVRDKADEAAQAKGKPPARHLFPSRGATGHLTRHRFYLLIKEFAVTGGVAPDKVTPHTLRHAFATHLLANGADLRAIQTMLGHADVATTEIYTHVLEERLSDLVLERHPLAKDGTRKPGGSTSSEGQ